Proteins encoded within one genomic window of Aquarana catesbeiana isolate 2022-GZ linkage group LG03, ASM4218655v1, whole genome shotgun sequence:
- the LOC141133651 gene encoding E3 ubiquitin-protein ligase TRIM39-like has translation MASAALRTELECPICLKIYTDPVNLRCGHNFCRVCIDCVLNTHEGTGGYSCPECGEIFKRRPALHRNKKLRNMVQNFLSAQSNQEESGVFCTYCVDSSVPAVRSCLLCEVSLCDKHLRVHKKSPGHVLCEPTLSMESRKCSVHKKILEYYCTEDETCICVSCTLTEEHRGHQVERLDEASKKKKEKLRNVLQKLQTKKVETEERVKSLQEYRSKVEEKVTDDTESVTALFRDLRKRLDNLERGILRKISRQAEYASLCIWDLQIKKDDLYRKICHIEELCKMTDPLTVLQESDTGDLYDTKDRDNQDRERHERFLHDGGCLDVADLLHSSLMDIIRDVNVYFYIKEPTGILLDVNTTDNSLKLSDDKKTISISSIDQERPETPERFHRCPQVLSSQSFSSGRHYWEVDFGGSDGWVVGMSYPSIERRGEMAKFGHSNKSWGLYRNGNQYLAMNDNKGVLLPANVPNYRVRIYLDYEAGQISFYDLCDPIQHLHTFTTTFTEPLHVGLGVWEDFLKVCGGNPKM, from the coding sequence ATGGCGTCTGCTGCTCTGAGAACCGAGCTGGAATGTCCCATCTGTCTGAAGATTTATACAGATCCCGTaaacctgagatgtggacacaacttctgccgggtctgtattgattgTGTGCTGAATACACATGAGGGcactggaggatattcctgtcccgAATGTGGAGAGATATTTAAGAGGCGtcctgcactgcacaggaacaaGAAACTACGTAACATGGTGcagaatttcctgtctgctcaatcaaatcaggaggagtccggggtcttctgtacttactgtgtggactcttctgtacctgctgttagatcctgtctgctctgtgaggtttctctgtgtgataaacacctgagagtccacaaaaagtccccaggaCACGTCTTATGTGagcccaccttgtccatggagagcaggaaatgctctgtccataagaagatcctggagtattactgcactgaggatgagacctgtatctgtgtgtcctgtaCTTTGACTGAAGAACATCGAGGACACCAGGTGGAGAGGTTGGATGAGGCTtcaaagaagaagaaggagaaactgaggaatgttctgcagaaacttcagACAAAGAAAGTGGAGACGGAGGAAAGAGTGAAGAGTCTGCAGGAATACAGGAGCAAAGTAGAAGAAAAAGTAACTGATGACACCGAGAGtgtcactgccctgtttagagatctcaggaaaCGTCTGGATAACCTGGAGAGGGGAATCCTGAGGAAGATCTCCAGGCAGGCAGAGTATGCCTCTCTCTGCATCTGGGATCTGCAAATAAAAAAGGACGATTTGTACAGGAAGAtatgtcacattgaggagctgtgtaaaatgacggatccactgactgtcctacaggaatcagacacaggtgacttgtatGATACTAAGGATAGAGATAAtcaggacagagagagacatgagagattCCTCCATGATGGAGGTTGTCTGGATGTGGCTGACCTCTTACACTCAAGTTTAATGGATATAATAAGAGACgtaaatgtatacttctatataAAGGAACCTACAGGCATATTACTAGATGTGAACACAACTGATAATTCTCTAAAGTTGTCAGATGACAAAAAAACTATATCCATATCATCTATAGACCAGGAacgtccagaaacaccagagagatttcatcGTTGTCCCCAGGTGTTGAGtagtcagagtttctcctcagggagacattactgggaagtggattttGGGGGATCAGATGGATGGGTAGTTGGGATGTcttaccccagtatagagaggagaggagagatggcaAAGTTTGGACATAGTAACAAGTCCTGGGGTTTGTACAGGAATGGTAATCAGTATTTGGCGATGAATGACAATAAAGGGGTCCTTTTACCTGCCAATGTCCCCAATtacagagtcaggatatatctggattatgaggccgggcagatctccttttatgatctgtgtgacccgatccaacatctccacaccttcaccaccaccttcactgagcccctccatgttgGGTTAGGTGTATGGGAAGATTTTCTAAAGGTCTGTGGGGGTAATCCAAAGATGTGA